In Candidatus Sericytochromatia bacterium, the DNA window GCGAATCAATCCAGGCGAGGGCCGCGGGGCCCGGCGCAACGGGCAAACGGCGAAGCAAACGCGGAGGAACCGGGGACAAGACCGCAATCTCATCGGCGCCCCGACAAGCCAGATAAAGCTCATTGCCATCCGAGGAGAACACCCCCGCAAAGGCACCCGCCATGGGCAACTCCAGCCGGCCGAGCACCCCTTCCAGGCGAGAGTCGAAGACCGTCAAACGGCTGCCTCCCAGGGAACCTGCATGCTCTGGGTCCATGCTGATCCGCAACCCCGTGTCGCCGATGCCTCCCTGGCCAGGGATGTCTCCCCGATAAGACTTGGCGACCACCACCAGATGGCCCGTTTTGGGCTGAACCAGAACCTGGGTCGGGCTGGAGTCATCGCCGAGCAAGGCCAGCTGCCCCTCCGTTTGCAGCGCCTCAGGCTGCAATCGCGAGATGCGTCGCGCGCGCAGCTCCGTCACCCAGAGGGCGGCTGGAGAATGACCGAAGGCCATGCTCCCAGGCAGGGAGCCGGCAATCGATTGCGCATGACAGGTCTTGCAACTTGTGGCTGCGCGAATCTGGCCCTCCCCCAACGCGCGGTGGGAGAGGTGGTCTGGCAGTTCCCCCACGATGCGTTGCCGCACGGTCTTGCGCCGCAGCGGATCGATGATGCTGACACTTTGCGAACCACTCTCCAGCACGTAGACCTGCCCCTTGGGGCCCAAGGAGAGTTGGTGTGGCAAGCGCCCCACCTCAATTCGCTGCACGACCTGACCGCTCGCCAGATCCACCAACGCGAGACGGTCACTCAAGGGTTCGGCGATCCACAGCGTGCCCCCCTGCGGGGCCATGCCAGCGCGCCACTGGTAGGCTAGGCCCAACAACCCGGCAACCAGCAGCAGCACCCCCCAAAGAGCCAAACGAGATGAACGGGGCACAGAACTACGTCGTCAAGCCGGCGGAGCGGCCAGCAGCCGCTGGCGCACCGCCTCGTACATCAACACCGCCCCCGCCGCGGAGGCATTGAGACTTTCCAGCTCCCCAGCGAGCGGAAGTCTGACGCGATGATCACAGCGTTCAGCCAGCAGACGAGCCAGACCTCGCCCCTCGGCGCCGAGCACCAAGACCAGCGGACGGGTCAGGTCAAGCGCATAAGGCAGTGATTCCCCTGCCGCATCAGCACCCACCAGCCAGAAACCTGCCTCTTTCAGACGGGTGGCGGCCTGACTGAGGTTGCCCGTACGTGCGACAGGGACACGGTCCAAGGCTCCCGCCGCCACTTTGGCGACCACCGGAGTCAAGCCTACCGCCCGCCGATTGGGGATGATCACCCCACCAAAACCCGCTCCCTCGGCGGTTCGAATCAGAGCGCCCAGGTTTTGCGGGTCCTCGATGCCATCGAGCATCAGCAAGGCCGGGTAAGGTTGCGACCGAACGCGTTCAATCAGGTCATCCAGTTCGACGTAAGTCGCCTCGGCCAGCGAGACCACCAGCCCCTGGTGATTGGCCCCAGAGGTCAAGCTATCGAGCTTCTGACGCTCCACCTGCTGAACGCTGGCTCCTTTCGCCTTGGCCAGTTGACGGACTTGCGCCACCAACGCTTGGTTTTGCAAGTCCCGCAGCACCCATACCTTGTTGACGGCGCGCTCGCCTTCCAGTGCAGCCAGCACCGGATGGCGCCCGTAGAGGATATCCGCCTGCCCGAAGTCTCTGCTTTCTTCCACCCGCGGGCGGGGCGAGGGAGGGGCAGAGGCGGGAGCGGGAGCAGCTCCCTCCCCCCTGGCCCGAGCCGCCGGCCCCACCGCCCTTCCGCGAGGCGCAGGCGCAAACTCCTTGCGAGGCGGGCGGCCGGGACGCTCAGGTTTGGCTTGCGGTGAACGTCGTGCCTCGCCGTTCGCGCGTGACGACGCGCTCCGGCCAGCGGAGGCGCTCAGCTGAGATTTCCCGGGCTTCGCCCCTTTGGCTGAACCGGGGCGAGCGGCACCCGAGCGTGAAGCGGTGGTGGGGCGTGAACCGGAACCCCGGCTGCCACGGTCATGGGGCATCTGTCATTTCCTCCGTCCAGGTATCGGTCAGGGCGAGCAGTTCCGCAAGGCGCC includes these proteins:
- the rlmB gene encoding 23S rRNA (guanosine(2251)-2'-O)-methyltransferase RlmB, which encodes MGPAARARGEGAAPAPASAPPSPRPRVEESRDFGQADILYGRHPVLAALEGERAVNKVWVLRDLQNQALVAQVRQLAKAKGASVQQVERQKLDSLTSGANHQGLVVSLAEATYVELDDLIERVRSQPYPALLMLDGIEDPQNLGALIRTAEGAGFGGVIIPNRRAVGLTPVVAKVAAGALDRVPVARTGNLSQAATRLKEAGFWLVGADAAGESLPYALDLTRPLVLVLGAEGRGLARLLAERCDHRVRLPLAGELESLNASAAGAVLMYEAVRQRLLAAPPA